The Chelmon rostratus isolate fCheRos1 chromosome 9, fCheRos1.pri, whole genome shotgun sequence sequence AAGTGATTCGACCTTTTATCCAGCTCATAAAAGCTAGAACATTGTTCCGAGCACCCAGCAACTGGTTTTAACGTCCTGCCCGCTCAGTTTGATGGACATGTGATCTCTGATGCACAGAACCAGTGCAGCCACTaatggagaggaaaaaatacgacaaactgacagctgatggCAACAATGTGATTATCACTAATTCCTGTGTCAGCCGTCAAAGTCTATCAGATGAAAGGAGGAAATGGTAGAACCTGATTGAAATgaagtcagagcagcagagagcagagctgcaggataAATTCATTACCAGCCAAACTAAACCATCCTCTTTGGGTTGGTGTGTGCGAGTACTTGATGATGCAAAGCAAATTTCCTGACTGGGATGTTTCGTGAGTTTGTGgatctgctgtttcctgtcactccGGCTGCAAATAAGTCACCAAGAAATCACACATAGCACTTGCAGTTAATAGAAGAAGACTTGGCAGCATGCCTCCGTGCACGAATCAGACATCTTACAGCTATGGTGGCAGGACTCTGGTCATATTTTTAGAGTATGAGTGCGTAGACGCATGGTGAGGTGTGTAATCTCATTAACAGAACATGTGAAATTAACTAATTAGTGCCCACcaatttgtagttttattttgagcTCAGCTAACTTGATAAGcacattgttgctgttgtcaggcacaaagcaaacaaagcacacTTACTGAGAACCAACTAAAGAAAAGCTTCAGCTCCAACTCAACACCTGTATATTTCATGCCCTACAAAGCAGTTCAATTTGGTTCGAAATTTGGTTGAAATACTTATATAAATAAGCTGAAAAATGGAGATTCAACTCATTTTACCCATTGACAAAGACTTAAGAATAAATACCATATTTTGAAACGTTGTTGTGTATCTTATATAGACTATTGTAAAGTCACATTACTCATTATTCTCAATTTAGAATCGAGAAACAACCTCATACATCAACCTGATGAAGGCAAGATTGCCTAAAAGTTAAAAAAGGAAGCACTGCATTACCTGGCTGATGCTCTACTCTGACGATCCTCTGTCTTTACCTCTAGcgcaggggtcgggaacctttttggctgagagagccatgaacaccacatgtttttgaatgaaattccaggagagccatacaatatgtttaaaactaaaaatacaagtaaatgtgtgcattttatgtaatttcaacactttttaaagtaaGTCTTAAGTCTCTGAattctttttaataacattgttatgctgttgctaattaatgatgagtatttctttaataattactaattagttagctgacagcgggattaacgacaAGCCGTAGTGCGCCCCTTTGTgcatgcgcacatcgaccgctattttggacagcaaaatacggcagcctcacttaaacagtgcctgtcactacccgatctgcgttgcctcatctgcgttgcctttgtgattgatggatagatagataaatagatagacacaacgacatgtatgtttgccactttcccactgaaatgactgcgaaccggctttccagtcgctggctcgcgcgtgcgcaaaggatttgtctgcgagccagatgcggccgtcaaaagagccacatctggcttgtgagccattggttcccgacccctgctctagcgccaccatgaggttgtttttttactttgacTAGTGGATGGTTTGTTAACATTTCATGCAATTATCAGCAGACCTGTTGATACTCTGGTTTATGACCACATACCTGAAAAACTAATGACGTTAGTGTAAGCTCTACCTTGTctttagcgctaattagcaaatgttggccTGGTAACAGACTAATCTGATGGTGAACATGttaaaccctaaccctaacccctaactGCACTGTAATTTTTATTCTCCTGTTCTATCATTTAGCTTTTCCTCATGTTTGATTTAAATCTGTGTCTTTTTATGTTTCCTTatatttcctttcttccttttcttcatgCATTTGAACTGCCTCGTTCTTGAAAGGTGCTATACTAATAAAGTTGCCCTGCCTGCCCTTGCCTGTATGTGCTAAACATGTTACCATGTCATGTTAAgtcagcatttagctcaaaacgCTGTTGTTCCATACAGCCCCTACTTATATCTGTAGATTCTTCGGCTGCATGACgtgtgtgatatatatatatcatgtgAACGGCCCACATGTCTGGTTCCCAGCTTTCCTGGGTGATCAAAGCGGACTAATGGATATCAAACCACTGAATCCAGAGATGTCTCAGTGCTCTGTGGTGTTCCCACCAAAATCACACGAGGAGGTATAATGAGAATATGTGCAGGAAAATATGCAGCGAATAACTCCTGTGTTTTATTGAGCATACAATATGATGAAATATAGCTAGTAGATATCTTGCAGAGGTAATAACATTGAGAAATGTCACCAGGTAGGAAACCCAACTTCTAATGACTTTTATTATGTAAAGTGTGGGATTACATCTGAGAAAACTCGTATCTGTCAGTGGGGGATATCGATCGTCATGAGTGCAGAGAGCTTCGTTAAATCCTGAAACCTAAAAGCTCCCTCACCAAACACTGCCATGATAATGTTTACTTCTCCAGACTTCAGCCTGCTTACTATTATCCTCGtagtttttctcctttctgaGCACCTCCAGTAGATGAGCCTCCTGACTTAAGTAATCGTTACCCCTAATGTTCTGTTTGGGGTCCTGGAGCCCCTCAGCTATAAATGACCAAATATTTATGTAATTTTACACATACAGCAAGTGGTTTCTGTGAGACCCCAAGCAGTGaggacacaacagcacacaagGGCTCATTTTCATTAATCCTCTAATCTATTTTCAACCTAGAAGAGGatttaaagcatgaaaaacaggGAATCCCTggaagataaaaacaaaaatgctgccAAATTACTGACACAGAATAACATTAGATCACATCTGTTTTTGGTTAAATATAGTTGGTAATTTGCGGTGGAATTAAAGATTAAGAACACACAAAACCTctgaaaatattacaaattacTGGTGGTCCCCTGGTATTACTGTTCCTGTGCGAATAATTGTAGTTTTATTCCAGTAGTACTCACCTCTGAGTAAAATAATGAGTCTATAGATGACTTCCATATGGGCAGGCTCACATTAATAGCTCTCAATCCTCAGAAACAGCTCTCTGGAGGTGGTCCAGAAATGTCAGAGAGCTGTCGGCAGAGTGGACATTATTTGATCTGGGCTTCTGAGTTGGCGTAAACACACTCAGTGACTGCTTACAATGAGCTCCAGCTCCATAATGTCTCAGCACCATTCTGAATGAAAATAGTAGATTTTCTGATAACAGCTAACAGACATCACCTCACATGGTTTTCCACAGAGCTGAACAAATGGCTTCTGGAGCTCAAATACAAATCTCAAAGGATCTGCAGCATCGGTGTGCAAAGAGAAGATGTTTCATGTGCTTCACGCCACATTAAGAAACCTTTCAAGCGTTTTATATATGTCTTTTTATCTAAGAACACTTCTGTCGGatcactttgttttctctgctcagaAACAGATAAGATATGACCAGTTCCATCATGTGGTAGAAGTGTGACTTTTTACAGCAGCTACaaagacgatgatgatgattcacatCATTATTCAGTTAACTCATAACATCCTGTTCAAGTAATGTCGCCGTCTGTTGAGAAAGATGAGAGATGAGAGCTCATTGCAAACTGAAGTGAGGGGACAGCAGAATGGTTGCCGGCCATAGTGAACGAGTCTTTATGAAACTCAGCACTTCGTCAGAATCTGCAGCTTTGAGACCAGGTTTTGGTGTAAAATGTTTGTTCTTGCAGTGTCACAAACATGAAGCCTTCATGTCGGAGGAAGCAGAGGTTCAACACCTTGACAATTAGACTCATCACTCTGAAATATGCCTCTTCATTAAAGCTCTCAGACTGATTCCACACGTTAAATCCATCTACAAATGATCACTCACAGGTTTAGCTCCTGAACGATGATGAAATTAGCTTTCTTAAGATTAAGATGAATGTCTAAACACTTCGACAGCCTCCGGCAATGGCGGGCTGTGTCCTGTCTGCATTTACATAAATGACATAATTGTTGTAGATGATCGCCTCTTCGTCACAGTCAGACGAGCTCACTGGGAGAAGAACTGTGGTCATAGGAGGGCGatatgagaaaaacacattcgGGACAACAGGGGTGGCACAGAGGGACGCTCACTACAGGAGACGAGGtgctgtcacaccgtggtgagttttgtcttgtcatttcctgttttattttgtgaacctaactctcctctcgtttcagagcacttgccctccctcatgtgtcaccggtgagtcagcctgattacctattgactccacctgttgcctattaccctccatgtgtttaaatagactgcgtctcccttgtctcgtgccagtgtgttatTTGTCTTGATgtcgtttcacccgtgccaACCAAAGTTCCACAGTCCAAGTCATCTtgtaagcctttgatcctctttgtgagcgttttgtgtttgttaaaattTCATAGTTTAGTTCTGAGTTTTGTGATgctttgttatttctttgtagATCCATAGTCCTCTTaaccagtgttttttgttcGCGCTAAGTagtcattgttttctttctagaTTTTTCATAGTCCTCCTTATGAGCGctttttgttctatttattttcagagaTAATAGTTGATGGTCTTCCGTCATTAAAGAGTGaagtttattttggttttttgtGCAAGTGAATTTCTTACGTTGGATCATTTTGatagctttgttatttttcctccttctggagcgattTCTGTTATCTAAGTTTTATAGCCTCGATTCCGATTCGAttcagagcgttttgtgtttttctaagtTTATTTTGTTCCCTTTGTGTTCTGACCGCTATCTGGTGCAGAACGTTTAGATCAAGAGTAAATTTCATTGCCATTGCTTTCACGTTTATCAAAGAGGtcagtggttgttttttttttgtgtaaaataaaagtctgttaCTGTTtaactctgcatctgagtcctcattccagtcccggcctgacaggTGCAAGAAATcttaatgtgattttaaaagcAGATATACGTaacactacatttattttacataattctgttttcttcttatgattcttacatgtttttttttcttttctcatacTATGTTCATTGTCACGCACCACGACACTGAGGCAGTGAACCCCGAATCTGATTCATGCTCATGTGATTGTAGCCAATTAGACATTTGGTTCGCTCTCTGTTCGGGAACAGCGGCTCACTTTTGTGGCCACAGCTTCAACTcctcagaaataaaacacactaaTGTGACTGTAAAGCGTGCTCTCTGATACAAACGGCAAATGCTAAAGCAGATTTATTAGCCTAGTTTTTAATACAGCACGTCGTCTCATCGTCGCCCAGCGTGTGTGCTGAATCTCATTGACAGGCAGCGTAGGAAAGAGAGGCGGAGGCTTGCGGACGAGAACAGAAGCTCGGCGCTGAAATTCCTGCTGGGGTCACTGGGTAACATAATATCACTGCATTCATTTCTTTCCGTGGCCTTATATATTATTCATACACgtcacatgcatgtgcacgATTATTTAAGCTTCCCAGCAAAAGCTGCTGTGCTTCATTCACATTATTGAATAGAGATAAGATCGTCCTATTCACACAAGGGCACGGAGTGAGTATGGAGGAAAATGAGGATAGAAAACGGCTCACTGCAATGTATATGTTAAACATCATACTCTTATCACTGTGGCACATGTGTTCTATGTTTAGAAACAGTAATAGGTTGGGAGAGTGATGAGTCAAGCATTGGAAAGTGAAGGCACCGGGAGGGTATTTACAGAGATAAAGTCACCTCTGACACATCTGGAAATAAATCACGTTTTATCACAATCAGCTGTTGCTACTTGCCATTTGACCCTATTGACCACTGTTCAGGAAATGTTAATGGCTGCATGCGGCGCAGATGAACGATAACTGctccctctgttttctgtgagaTTGCTACTGCAACGTCCATGTGCAGAAATTATGAGGAGGTCTTGGTTTAAGTcgataaaacagcaaaaactgacTGCAAGGGCGACTGTAGAGAATTAATAGCTAAAATGTGTGAAGAAGATTACAGCCACTGCTGGGGTTGAAACAGCTCAGATTTCAAAGGCGTGATAGTGTGTAATAAGAAAAAGTCATAATATGACATTTTGGCTGCAATAAGTTTGTATCATTATCAAATTCTTTTAATCTGTTCTCAAAATATTAGGACTTTATAACATGGactgggtgaatactcgattctgattggctgcaggttGTCCATTAAGtcctgataatggacacctacTAAGTAGTTCCAGTAAACTGTCTGTTCTTAATGAATGTGTTGGCTTCATATCAGCCTGTATATAAAATGAGTAACCATTGCAACAGGGACGCAGTCAAAGCCCCCGTTTACAATTAGTTGCAACGCATTAAGCTAACATCTAATTACAACAGTGAGTGAATTCAGCATTTATTTGAACGTATGTGGCGAACATGAACTTTTGTGACTGGgatgcagctgaagaaagagaaactgagaagaaaagacagaaacggcagaaaacaggagaaataaatcaaacagaggatgaaaaagactgcagctgcagacacctCGACACATCTTATGCATGACACTGAGTGTAGTCCTTCAGTGTCCCTGAACGCCACATGATGGCAACTGTAGCAAACAAGCTGCAGGAAGTACACTGCCCCCTCTGGACTTACTGATGCTTTGAATCACGGGCCCGATCATCTCACATCCCATTCGCTATTCAACGCACTACTTCATTatttgtacataaaaaaaatggattcaGGTGCAGTGGCATTGCTGGATAGCAAGCTAGTCTCCTTTTAAAACAtactgtcaaataaaatgtactCAACCAAATGCAATGTTATGAACTTTGAATCTTTCCAGAATAacgttgttttgtttttaactgagCTGTAAAGAAATATCTCCTGTTGCCATGTCATATCTAAAGTTCTTCCTGTTTACTGAAGCAGTGCACATAGTTCTGTGGTCATGTGTGTTCCAGGTATTAGTCAAACCCTCAAACTGAGTTATGACTTGTGAGAAActgcaaaatgcatgaaaatggagaaacttttttgtctttggtaAGTGACTCGGTCACTGTGCATCAGGGGGTTCCGGCCTCTCCGTTGTCCTGATAATGATCAGCTCATCGTGCATCATCTCTTACTTATCTCAGGAAATGACCACTTCATCCCCAAACAATCAAAAGGTTTCACTTACTTGAGCACATGTGTGGAGCCGTTGATCTGCGTGGCTGTGCAGGGAGCGCCGGACCCCAGGATGGACGGCCTGCGGTACCTCTTCCTCCCACAGCACAGGATGATGAGGAAGGCACGGCGGAAGGACTTGTTGAGGAAGGCGTAGAGGATGGGGTTCAGCATGGAGTTGATGTAGCCCAGCCACAGGCAGGCCGCCCACAGCTTGTCTGGCACTGTGTAGTCTATAAAGGGGTCCACCACATTGGTGACGAAGAACGGCgcccagcagaggcagaaacacCCCATGATGATGCACAGAGTCTTTGCTGCCTTAGTTTCTGTCCGCATGCGGTGGTTGCGCTGATGGTCAGCAGAGTCTGACGTGGTACCGGCACCGACGCCGGCGCCAGAAGTACCAGGCGCGCTGGTGCCGGCTCCCCCCGCCCGCTGCAGCATGCTGATCTGCAGGGCGTGTGCACGGGCAGTGACGTAGATCCTCTGGTAGGCCAGCACCATGAGGACCAGAGGGATGTAGAAGGCCACCACAGAGCAGGTGAGGGCGTATGGCTTGTTGACCATGAAGACACAGGATGTGGAGTTGCTGCCTTCGCTGTGGCGCCGCTGCTCAATCTGGTAAAAGAGGTCGGATCAGAGAGGACAGTCAGACAAGCTAAACGTCTCGTGGCACTAAAGACTCAAATGTTGGTCTGAGGATGGTATCAGAGGTGAACGGTGGACATTCAAGGACATTTGATGCTCAGTCAGTCAGGCTCAGCTCCACATTATCAGACTTAGTCTTAACATGCTGAGTCTGAGGGGATCTACAATGGCTAACAGGGAGTTAGTATGTCAGTCAGTAAGTAATATGACATTCTTCGATTGGATACTGGTCATATATGtgattttttctcatttaagtCAAGTTTGTGAATGAGATTTTGATAATTTTGAAGCCTCGCTGGACTGGCCGACACCACCATCACTAAGCCACACTGGTTGGTCGGCTCCAATCTGATTCTATTTACTCATTATCTAGCGAAAGTATAATGCACTGAGGTACCAGCTGCCACTGAAAGTAATCTGAGTACTGTAATGCATTCACAAACTGCCATCTGTAGCATCATTATCCTGTTCTTGgctgacagaaaatgtgttatttcatgCTCTGAAACAGATTAGTAGTACAGTCACGCACCAGTGACTCACTTCcgtcacacacatgcacgctggCACACACATCAGTTTAAGTAAAAGGTGGTATTTTGAGAATCCACAGTTTGTGGAGGTAACGTGCTGGACAGCTCTGCCCTGCTACGCCTCCAGACTCCACAACAGCCCACTCAGGATCCCACGCTCTCCTCCGCTGAGCCTCCACACTGAAAGGGGAACACAGCtcctgagggagagggaggctcGGCACGTCACCATTAATCACAGTGAGGTCCCAGCCCGGTTTTTCATCCGCTATCATCTCATCTCTGTGGGAAACTACGGCTCGGGGCGATGAGATGAGTAATACTGAGGCCAGTCCATATCGCTGCGAGGCCAGACTCCCTCACGTGTGAAACTGGAGTTCTTTTATGAATGGCCTGACATGTTGAAGCGCAGCATGTTCAGTGGGAGCGTTAAGGTTACCTGTCCTGCTGCATGAACGCACACAATGATAAGAAGTATGGAATAACAGGACAAAATAGTGTCTGTTAGATTTATTCCAAATAAATAACCCTGGAAGCAGTTCTTGCCACTGATTCTCCCTTAATCTTCTGAACCGTGGAAAAAAAACGCCTTCATTGAAAACACCGTAACATTTTTTATGAATCATCTCTGGAAAATTGGATGGATGTTGTTCCAAACCTCTTTGAAGCTCCAAAGTCTTTAGGTGCAACATGTGGGAAATTCTTCACACCTTATAAGCGTCAAGCGGTTGCTAATTAGCTGAGCGTGCTacgacacagaaacactgtaatGAGGAATGAGCTGATGGCTGAAGATGTTATTTTATGATCCATTTGTGGATGTAAACGCTaacttaaaaatgtaaagtctgtcatctgttttggtttcacaaCTTCTTTGTTAATCAAAGCTTTTTAAATCAATGATAGAGAGCAATCAATCATTTACATGAACACACTGTATATCCACAAAGAGtgtctgaaaatgaatttgtttaGTTGGTCCATCTGATTTTAAATTGTACGTCAGAAACAGTAAACTGTGCAGTTCAAGCCGTTCTCTGTGCATTAATCTGCTGACTACAAAGGAACTCACTGATGGGTTTGatctgaaaatactgaaatagCTCTGAAAATTATTTTAGCATGTTATGACaagctgaataaaaaaaagcttttgccaataaataaagaaatgcacTTCTGCTGATGAATACTATTGAACCCCTGGCAGTTGCATTTTATTGCTAATTCCATCTTCTACATTATATTGCTCATATTTTGTACTTACATTGCTTAGATTtggcacttttttttatcactgttacTTTACATTTCTATCTCATTCCTGTCTTATTTATTCTCTGTGAATATGCTGagtcataaatacaaataaagttctcgaatgttgaatgttgaagAAGGACTAAGATGTTTAACTAAAGCAGCAGTAACACAGTGTAAAtgtgtacttaacatttcaacatttcattaaaaGTTAAAGTAGAAAAGCATTTGCATCTAAATAAATATGAGAATATATCCGAATAATACACATTAACTTACTAGAAATGAAttattgatctgtgtgtttttactctaATGGTGCAGCTTGTAAAGGTGGGGCGCAATTAAATTGATTGATATACTGCTGGATAGCTTGTGAATATCCCCCCAGggatcaataaaaaacaaaggttCTTATCATAACCTATAATAATAGAGCATAATTTGTCTGTTGATTataatttttttgtctttttttgttaatctgaatctgcaaagtaagttatcaaataaatgtaatggagtaaaaagtacaatatttgcctctgaagtTAAGTACAAAAATACTCTAGTAAAGTACAACTACCTTGAAGCTGTACTTGTAAGGAACTAAATGTGGTTACTTCCCATCGTTTAAAGTTTTGTCATGTCCTGGTTTAAATCATCAGAGTGGCCGAGTCTAAATACACAATGTGAAGTGATGTGTATTcacacagtggtgtgtgtgtgtgtgtgtgtgtgtgtttgtgtgtagctgCACCTGAGTTCTGGTTGTTGTGTTGAGTTGTGCCAAACTGACTGGCTACTCAGAATATTCAGCAGCTTTAATTAGACCCAAAGAGAGACGCTGCCACCGCCGCTGCTCAGTGCGCTAACTTTACACCGCTGttaacttctgtgtgtgtgtgtgtgtgtgtgagtgtgtgtgtgtcactgccaACGCTGCCAAAAATGAATCAGTCAGTCCTCCTGTTGACAGTCAGCTCGGAAGTAACTTTCAAAGGCAGACCGGGGCGAGCGAGGTTAAGTGGCTGggggactctctctctctctgtcgttgtctgcacacctgtctgcctgtctccctcctcctctttctacCTGTCTCTCTTCGTCTttgtgcctgtctctctctctgtctttttttattcatgccACTCATCTTGTCTTTCACTTTTATTCACTGATTTGTCCTTCAGACTTCCACTCATCGCATGCTGTATATGTTCAGGAGTTTGGGCAACTTTATatcatgtttacatgttttgttccatttttatCTTGTCAGACTTTTTGTACAAActgcttcaaaacaaaagcatatgAGGCAAAATATCAAAGAGGCAGGACGGTGAAAAACAAGAAGTGAAAAGTGAAGGAATATACAGGAAGTGAAGGGTTTTAAAGAATGCTAATTGAATTGGATTTTCGGTGTGTCGTGCAGTGCCTCATAATAATAACTAAACTTTTAGACTGAATTACTGGCAGTCAGTGGATAGAGGCCAACGCTGGAGTAATTTGCtccctgtgttttgtctttgttatgaGACGGACTGCAGCCACTTTTAACCATCTGCATCAGAGTATAATGAATCACAGTAATCTAGTCCTGAAGACACAAAAGCATGGATTAATTTCTCTGCACTTTCAAATGATAAAATATGTCTGATTTGAGGTCTTTGAGCTCTCTCTTTGGGATCTATCAATAAGGACCTCTGGAgctctttttgttgttctgctTTAAGCATCATGAGGTGGAAGCATGTTTGTATTCTTACTCAGTCGTTCCTGTGGCTCGTGACCCCTTGATACTATTTCAGTCTTAACTTCTGAATGAAGTTAAGAGCAGCTCAGACTGACTTTTCCTGCTTGTATTCTTTAATTTGAAGAACTTTTAGAGGCCTGAGGCCAATCAAGTACCCACTATTTAACAAGACAAGATCAAACTTTACGTTTTCCTTCCCTCGTTTCTCACTTGATGCCTACTGAAGGAATGAGATGCGGATGAGAACACTTTCTCCCCTCCAGGAAACTGCATTTTTCACTCCTCAGCAATGTATTACCATCATAAACTTGCATATCCTGTGGAGATGCAAAGTAATTTTGGCTTCATCTCCATCCAACCCAAActcctgagcacacacacacacctggcgtacacacacacacacacacacacacactctacagtGCTCACCAGGTGGTTGATGCCGATGCTGTTCCAGCCTTGCATGATGGGCAGGAAAGAGATGAAGGTGGGAATAACCCAGCAGCCGCCGATCATTAGAGCCACTCGCATGGGCGTCATTTTGTTCCGGTAGACCAGCGGCTGGCAGCAGATAGCGTAGTACCTGTGGACAAATGATGGGAAGGGGATAACCAATCAAGTCGCCCATACAAGCAGGGCTGGCAGCAGGTAAAAGAAGCTACTGATAAAACATATCTGTGAATGAAGCTCTTTGCAAAACTTTTCCAGAAGTGAGAggcatttcatttatttttttcctgcaaacGTGCAATAAGTGAACAGCATCAGAGATTTTAACTCAAGCATCagtaaaaaacaagcaaaaagccAACAGTAAGGACCACGTTTGTGATTGCACAAAGGGACGCAGTTGAAATGCTTGTTTATTTCCGGTGTTTTCTGCTGTCAATCAGACcctctgcttttgtctctttgtgaGTTTTTGGCAAGACAAGAGGGCGTCGCTGCCAACGCATTTGTGAAAATATGCTAACCACAAATAATGAAGCACtagaacattttcaaaaatgtctccctccctttttcctcatatctccttttcctctctcctcctctcaaaACTTCTCTCATCATCGCTCTCTCTTTTTATACTCCAGCTTTTAttccttcatctctccatcATTTCCATTACCCTTCTCTCTGTGCCATCATCTCTCACCTGTCCGTTTCAATTCCACTCGTTTTTTCTGATTCTTTCATCATTCTCTTTCCTTTAATCTCCACTTTTACTACTTAGAAACAAGCAGTTCCTCTTCATGTCCCTATATCTAAAGTTCATCTGATATCTAAAAATAAAggatgacaggaagtaaaaagcTGGcgtgtcatcatcatcatcgtcgtctCTATCTGTGGACTCATTTCCTTGCACTGACTGTTAgttgctgctttgctgctggAGGCAGGACgttcagtttgtctgtcagcagcatcCCATCACTTGTCCTCCATGACAGTCTCCAGCTCTTTAAGTGACTGatggaggagctggctgcagaTACACTCTGTCAGGTGATGAATCTGGTGCTATACTCACTACAAACCTTTTAGGGCCACTTTTTAAGCCTGCGAGCGAGTGTTTGCTACTCAGTGTGGAGTATTCCtttaaagaacatttaaaaacaacaaattcactCACTCTGACCCAGATCTGTCTTTTCTATTGTCCACTTTCTTCCCATCTTATAACACTCTGcctttatttttagccatgccagctatctttctctctttgatgCCAAAAAACAAAGCTTGGATTTTaactctttgtcttttcagatAAGTGAAATAAACTGGATTTCACCTGTTTCCAGTGATCCCGTACAACAGGATTATCTTCAAACAACAGAAACTCAATGAGCACTTTTCCATTCAGATTTATCTTTGTGTATATCTGCATCTGTCTCACTTTATTGTGACTTAACACACACGCATCCTCTCTGGCTTTGTTgtcagcaagtgtgtgtgtgcgtgtgtgtgtgtgagcatgacATCAAACA is a genomic window containing:
- the htr4 gene encoding 5-hydroxytryptamine receptor 4, whose translation is MNVSAAGQMPVMEELVSESDSMPKRMALICFLSLVMLMSILGNLLVMVAVCKDRQLRKIKTNYFIVSLAFADLLVSVLVMPFGAIELVHQHWIYGETFCLVRTSLDVLLTTASILHLCCIALDRYYAICCQPLVYRNKMTPMRVALMIGGCWVIPTFISFLPIMQGWNSIGINHLIEQRRHSEGSNSTSCVFMVNKPYALTCSVVAFYIPLVLMVLAYQRIYVTARAHALQISMLQRAGGAGTSAPDSADHQRNHRMRTETKAAKTLCIIMGCFCLCWAPFFVTNVVDPFIDYTVPDKLWAACLWLGYINSMLNPILYAFLNKSFRRAFLIILCCGRKRYRRPSILGSGAPCTATQINGSTHVLKYSVLHNGNHTEQEKKSLHTDTESHESCL